One stretch of Pseudomonas fragi DNA includes these proteins:
- a CDS encoding ATPase AAA — MYAISSNRVSLDEREAVQQLAPQPRTILETGLADNFLGDLVCKHLYDAGVLDMVQLVARLALTGAVMEEILTFLRKDRRVEVLGQAGGQAMRYGLTERGRNSARDALARSGYIGAAPYPVSAYRSLLKLQTIHHGRISAHDMHHCFGSMVLAQTMLDQLGVALNSGRAIMIYGPAGTGKTYVSSRLIRLFAEAIWVPHAIAINESVIEIYDPQVHKRLGDDEHQNGLMLNEGIDRRLLCCERPIVITGGELTMEQLDVRYDPYARQYQAPLQLKASNGLLIIDDLGRQRMTPGELLNRWIVPMEERRDFLNLGGGRHCELPFDLILVFSTNLNPLELADEAFLRRIGYKLQFGYLKPGEYERIWIQETQRLGIAYDPMLLSFVLHDLYGAENMPLVPCHPRDLLNMACDRQRYLEGAGPLTTQELEWAWRNYFVQLDFLG; from the coding sequence TGTTTCTCTCGATGAGCGCGAAGCGGTACAGCAACTGGCTCCACAACCACGCACAATCCTTGAAACCGGGTTGGCGGACAATTTTCTCGGTGATCTGGTATGCAAGCATTTATACGATGCGGGTGTGCTGGACATGGTGCAGCTGGTGGCGCGACTGGCGCTCACCGGTGCGGTGATGGAAGAAATCCTCACGTTCCTGCGCAAGGACCGTCGCGTTGAAGTACTGGGTCAGGCCGGGGGGCAGGCCATGCGCTACGGCTTGACCGAACGCGGCCGCAACAGTGCCCGCGATGCCCTGGCCCGCAGTGGCTATATAGGTGCAGCGCCTTACCCGGTGAGTGCCTACCGCTCGCTGCTCAAGCTGCAGACCATTCACCACGGTCGTATCAGCGCCCATGACATGCACCACTGCTTCGGTTCGATGGTGCTGGCGCAAACCATGCTCGATCAACTGGGTGTTGCCCTTAACTCCGGGCGCGCCATCATGATTTACGGGCCTGCGGGTACCGGCAAGACCTATGTCAGCAGTCGGCTGATCCGCTTGTTTGCCGAAGCGATCTGGGTGCCCCATGCCATCGCCATCAATGAATCGGTGATCGAGATCTATGACCCTCAGGTACACAAGCGCCTGGGCGATGACGAACATCAAAACGGCTTGATGCTCAATGAGGGCATAGACCGTCGCCTGCTGTGCTGCGAACGGCCGATCGTGATCACCGGCGGTGAACTGACGATGGAGCAACTGGATGTGCGGTATGACCCTTATGCCCGTCAGTACCAGGCACCGTTGCAACTCAAGGCCAGTAACGGCCTGCTGATCATCGACGATCTGGGCCGTCAGCGCATGACCCCGGGCGAGTTGTTGAACCGCTGGATTGTGCCTATGGAGGAGAGACGCGACTTCCTCAACCTGGGCGGCGGGCGCCATTGCGAGCTGCCGTTTGACCTGATCCTGGTGTTCTCCACCAACCTCAACCCGCTGGAGCTGGCAGACGAAGCGTTTTTGCGGCGCATTGGCTACAAGCTGCAATTTGGTTACCTCAAGCCTGGCGAATACGAACGAATCTGGATTCAAGAGACGCAGCGGTTGGGCATTGCCTATGACCCGATGTTGCTCAGTTTTGTGCTGCACGATCTCTATGGCGCCGAAAACATGCCCCTGGTGCCATGTCATCCCCGGGATCTCTTGAATATGGCGTGCGATCGCCAGCGTTATCTGGAGGGGGCGGGGCCACTGACTACTCAGGAGCTTGAGTGGGCGTGGCGCAACTATTTCGTCCAACTCGATTTTCTTGGGTAA
- the cpaB gene encoding Flp pilus assembly protein CpaB, which translates to MNSRTLTLIVLSVILGLGATWMANNWLTARLNTTPDDNQENVVIATVEIAFGQMIEPQQVTVVRMPRDAAPEDAFDATEKVVGKIATFSLLRGDILRGARLAEHMGGSTLASLIEPSKRAISVRVDDVVGVGGFLLPGNRVDVLATRQVGSEGNAESKTILEDLRVLAVDQTASTDKTQPVVVRAVTLEMTPAQAEVLVKGMTAGKVQLALRNPLDNNKTPLAAEPVAMAAPVLPAVMAKPVARRRAPANDGSVIVIRGVAATVEKAM; encoded by the coding sequence ATGAACTCGCGCACGCTGACTTTGATTGTCCTGTCCGTGATCCTCGGCCTGGGCGCCACCTGGATGGCCAACAACTGGCTCACGGCACGACTTAACACCACCCCCGACGACAACCAGGAAAACGTGGTGATTGCCACGGTGGAAATCGCATTCGGGCAAATGATCGAGCCCCAGCAAGTGACGGTGGTGCGCATGCCCAGGGATGCTGCCCCCGAGGACGCCTTTGATGCCACTGAAAAAGTGGTCGGCAAGATTGCCACCTTCTCCCTGCTGCGCGGCGACATTCTGCGCGGGGCACGGTTGGCCGAGCATATGGGGGGCAGCACCCTGGCCTCGCTGATCGAGCCCAGCAAACGGGCGATCTCGGTGCGGGTGGATGATGTGGTCGGTGTCGGCGGCTTCCTGCTGCCGGGCAACCGGGTCGACGTGCTGGCAACCCGGCAAGTCGGCAGCGAGGGCAATGCCGAGTCCAAGACCATCCTCGAAGATCTGCGGGTACTGGCAGTTGACCAGACCGCCAGCACTGACAAGACCCAACCGGTGGTGGTGCGTGCGGTAACCCTGGAGATGACCCCGGCCCAGGCCGAGGTACTGGTCAAAGGCATGACCGCAGGCAAGGTGCAACTGGCCTTGCGCAACCCGCTGGATAACAACAAGACACCGCTTGCGGCTGAACCCGTTGCCATGGCGGCGCCGGTACTGCCGGCCGTGATGGCCAAGCCGGTAGCTCGCCGTCGTGCACCTGCCAATGACGGTAGCGTGATCGTGATTCGCGGTGTCGCGGCCACGGTAGAAAAGGCGATGTAG